One part of the Athene noctua chromosome Z, bAthNoc1.hap1.1, whole genome shotgun sequence genome encodes these proteins:
- the ZNF367 gene encoding zinc finger protein 367 codes for MAERLPPAAPVFFCQDSPKRVLVSVIKTTPIKPSSRGGGEDPAAVPPVPTSPGFSDFMVYPWRWGENAHNVTLSPGGTAVPSALPPPRGGAGRAPAADEEKAGSPGSGRHRHLKDGIRRGRPRADTVRDLISEGEHSSSRIRCNICNRVFPREKSLQAHKRTHTGERPYLCDYPDCGKAFVQSGQLKTHQRLHTGEKPFVCSENGCLSRFTHANRHCPKHPYARLKREELPDRLSKKQTADNKAVAEWLAKYWETREQRAPALKTKTIEKTDQEQQDPMEYLQSDEEDDEEGNSAHSAARRLRLQEQRERMHGALALIELANLAVAPLRQ; via the exons ATGGCGGAGCGgctgccgccggccgccccggTGTTTTTTTGCCAGGACTCCCCGAAGCGTGTCCTGGTTTCCGTTATCAAAACCACCCCGATCAAGCCCTCCTCGCGGGGAGGCGGCGAGGACCCGGCGGCCGTCCCGCCCGTCCCCACCAGCCCCGGCTTCAGCGACTTCATGGTCTACCCCTGGCGCTGGGGCGAGAACGCCCACAACGTGACCCTCAGCCCCGGCGGCACCGCCGTCCCCTCGGCCCTACCGCCGCCCCGCGGGGGAGCGGGCAGAGCCCCCGCCGCGGACGAGGAGAAGGCGGGGAGCCCGGGCAGCGGCAGGCACCGGCACCTGAAG GATGGGATAAGGCGTGGCCGGCCAAGAGCAGACACTGTCCGTGACCTGATCAGTGAAGGAGAGCACTCTTCCAGCAGGATACGTTGCAATATCTGCAACAGGGTCTTTCCACGAGAGAAATCCCTTCAGGCCCACAAGAGAACTCATACCG gtGAAAGGCCTTATTTGTGTGACTACCCAGATTGCGGGAAAGCCTTTGTTCAGAGTGGGCAGCTCAAAACTCACCAGCGTCTCCACACAGGGGAGAAACCTTTCGTCTGCTCGGAGAATG GCTGTTTAAGCAGATTCACGCATGCAAACCGTCATTGCCCCAAACATCCATATGCCCGACTGAAGAGGGAAGAGCTCCCAGACAGGCTGAGTAAGAAGCAGACGGCTGACAATAAAGCTGTGGCTGAGTGGCTAGCAAA ATACTGGGAGACTAGAGAACAGCGTGCTCCTGCTTTGAAAACTAAAACCATCGAGAAAACAGATCAGGAACAGCAGGACCCAATGGAATATCTTCAATCTGATGAAGAGGATGATGAAGAGGGAAACAGCGCTCATTCAGCAGCTCGCCGCCTCCGCCTCCAGGAACAGCGTGAACGCATGCATGGTGCACTGGCTCTCATTGAGCTTGCAAACCTAGCTGTGGCACCACTGCGACAGTAG